TTTCTTGTGCCGATTGCCATACTTTTGCTGCAGCAAATTTAACTGATCATAAAGCTGATCTTGATATGGCAAAATCCGCTTCATGCGAAACATGCCATATTAAAATTGCTCAAGAACATACCCAAAGCATTCATGGAATAAAATTAGTAGAAGGAATTGGCGAAGCAGCTAATTGTTACAGTTGCCACGGCTCACATGATATATTAAAAGTTGATGATCCCAAAAGCAAAGTATTCCCAAAAAATTTAGCAACTACTTGTGGAAAATGTCATGATGACCCGAATTTTGAGAAGAAATTCGCAATGAGTGTTGTACGCCCGGGAAGAATGTATTCTCTATCGGTTCACGGAAAAAATGTAATTGCCGGAGATTCAGATGCGGCAAATTGTTCAACTTGTCACGGTGTACATGATATTAAAAATAGAGTTCAAGCTGGTTCTCAAATTTCTGCATTAAATATTCCGAATACTTGTGAAAGCTGTCATGAAAAAGAAGTAAAAGAATATAAAAATTCTGTTCATTGGTTTAGAGTTCAACGAGGAATAAAAGATGCACCGGTTTGCAACGACTGCCATAACGAACATAATATTGAAGAAATTAGTTCAAAAGGAAGAGAAGCAAACAGACTTCTAATGCAGCAAGAAACGTGTATTGGCTGCCATGAAGGTTCTAGAGTTGCAAAAAAATATGGGAAAGTAGGAAATCAAGTTGAAGAATATTTAAGTAGTTATCATGGTTTAGCTGCAATCCGTGGAGATAAAGATGCAGCATTGTGTATTGATTGCCATAATGTTCATAGTATTTTACCAAGCAGTAATCCGCAAGCTTCAACAAATCCGGAAAACGTAACAAAAACTTGTCAGAAATGTCATACCGATGCAACAGAAGTTTTTAGTAAAAGTTATTCGCATAAAACCGAATCTGAAAGCGCTAGATCAATAGAAAATTTAGTAAGCAATATTTATTTCTGGTTAATAATTGCTGTAATCGGCGGAATGTTTGTTCATAACTTACTTATATTTTTGTATGAAACAAGAAAAAAACGAAAGAAAGAAAAAAATGCAATTAGAATGCCGAGATTTACGAGAAATGAAGTTGTTCAACATATTTTATTAGCAACATCCTTTATTGTATTGGCAATTACCGGATTTGCTTTAAAATATCCAAACAGTTTTTGGGCTGAAGGACTTCATACTTTAGGAATGAGCGAAACCGTAAGGCAATATACTCATAGAGTTTCTGCAGTATTAATGATTGTATTAAGTTTATATCATGTTATTTATCTTGCTTTTACAGCTCGCGGAAGAGATGTTCTAAAAGAATTATTACCAACTTTCAAAGATATTACTGATTTAAGAGATAGCATTTCATATTATTTAAGATTAACGAAAAAACATCCGGAATTTAATCAATATGATTATGCAGAAAAAGCTGAGTACTGGGCATTAATTTGGGGAACTTTTGTTATGGCTGTAACGGGATTGATTTTATGGTTCCCTACAATGGTTGGCGATTGGGCTCCAATTTGGTTGATAAAAGTAAGTGAAATTATTCATTTTATGGAAGCGATTCTAGCTTCACTTGCAATTTTAGTTTGGCATTGGTTCTTTGTTATTTACAGACCTTCAGAATATCCCATGAGTTTTGTTTGGGCTGATGGAAAAATGACTTTGGAACATTATCGCCATCATCATGAAAATCATTTTAAGAGAATTGTATTAGAATGGTTTGAGTATAATTATGAAAAACATCCGCGTAAAAAATTAACAAATTATACTAAACTATTTAAAGAAACTCTTGATAAGAACGGTTATGAGATAGAAAATATAATTCAAGGCGAATTAAACAAAGATCTTGAGTTAAGATTATGGTACGAAGAAGAAACTGAAAAAATTGTTAAAAAGTATGTTTAAGAATTAAAATAAACTAAAAAAAGGCATCAATAATTTGATGCCTTTTTAATTTTAAATCGTTTCTAAGTTTTATTTTTTGCGGGCTTTTTCTAAAGCTTTTGCAACAGCTAAATCAAGAGCAACAGTTGCAAATGTTGCATCTGTAACAACATCTACATCTAAATTTTGTTTTTCTACAACTTGAGTTGGAACTTTATTTTTCACTTCAGTTACAGGAGCACCGTATTTTTTATGATCAACACTCTGGTTGTATTTAAGAACATCGATTTTTTCAATTTTGGAATCGGAAACTGTAACTTCAACTTCTATCATACCATCATGTTCTTTATCACTTCTTCCAAATGCAGATCCTTTATAAGTTCCCGGAACATATTTTGATCCGGTAGCTTGAGCTAAAGCTTTTGCAACAGCTAAATTAATTGCATTTGTTGCCATTGTAGCATCAGTAATAGCATCAGTTTCAATAGATTGTTTTTCAACAATTTGTGCAGGAATTTTTGTTTGAGCTTCAGTAACTAATGCACCATATTTTTTATGATCAACACTTTGATGATATGTTAAAACTTTTATATTTTCAATTTTAGATTCAGAAACTGTAACTTCTACTTCAACTAGTCCATCATGTTCATTATCTGCTCTGCCAATTGCCGATCCTTTATAGGTTCCAGGAGTATATTGTGCAAGTAAATTACCGGCAACAAAAAATAATATTATAATAAAATTCATTAAAAAAGATTTTTTCATTTTTACCTCAGTTTGATTAATTAAAAAATTCAATACAAAAATTTAATTGCGCAATTTTAACATATTTTATAATTAAAAAATAATAAAAAATTATACACAAATTGCTTTAAATTTTCTTAGGATATTATTATCTTTTTTACATAAATTACATATTAAAGTTCCAATTAATTAACAATTGTAAAATAATTGTTTAAGTTTTAGATACATATTTAACAGTCTTTAACAAATTTGAAAATTTTTAACAGTAAGAAAATAGAGATCTAAATGAAATTAAAAACACTTATCTATTTTGCATTTTCATTGCTCTTGGTTACTGGATTTGTATCCGCTCAAAATATTAATGGAAAGATTTCTTCTTCCGTTTACGCATTTGAAAGAGCGCAATCAATTGATGAAAGTGAAATGTTCCTTAGAGCTTATGAAACTCTAACTCTTAATATCAATGAAGGAAATTATTCTCTAAAATCCAGATTAAATTTTGAAACTAATTTCAGCAATGCACTTGAGAATGATCCAAAATTAAGATTGTATAATCTTTACTTTGAAGCAAGAAAATTGTTTGATGTTGCCACCTTAAAATTGGGAAGGCAACCAATATTTAATCAAGTTGCCGGTGGACTTTTTGACGGAGCAAATTTGAAAGTTGACGTTAGTGATTTTACAGTCAGCGGATATTTTGGCGGAAATGTTCCAGCATATCAAGAATTAAAACTTACTGAAGATTTAAAAAACAACAATATTTTTGGCGGCGAAATAAGTTACAAAGGGTTGGGAAATACTAAAATTTCACTCTCTTATGTTGATAAAAATTTCAAACCTTTAGATTATGAAACACAAAGATTAGATGTAAATTTAAATCCAATTACAGTTTTGATTGAAAACAAATCCAACCAATTCCGATATGGTTCTGCAGTAGTTTCATATTTTGGTTTTGTTGAAGCAAATGCTAGAGTTAATTATGATTTTAATTACATGGCTTTATCTAGAGCAGAATTAAACGGTAGATATTCTGCAACAGAAAAGCTTGGTTTGAATCTATATTATAATTACCGCGCTCCTCAAATTAGATATAATTCGATTTTTGCTGTTTTCGATTTTGGAAATACTCACGAAATTGAAGCCGGCGCTGATTATAAAATCAATTCAGATTTTTCAGTTTTCGGAAAATTTGGAAATGTTGAATACAAAGATGATAATTCTCAAAGATTTACACTTGGAGTAAATTCAATATACGGCGGATTAAGTTACCGACAAACTTTTGGATATGCCGGAGAATTAAGTTCAATTTCAGCTTATTCTGCAAGAACATTTTGTAAAGGAATGATTACTCCTTCAATCGGATTAGCATACACAAATTACAAACTTTCTGAAGATGATGAAGCAAATAATATAATTTCAGCTTTGGCCGGAGTAAATGTAAAACCTTGGCAAACTCTTTCATTTGATTTACAAGGACAATTTTCTGATAATAAAATTTATAAAAATGATTTAAGATTATTTTTCAAAATAAACTATTGGTTCAATACAAATTTAGACTTATTATGAAACTAAAATACGTTTATACAATTGTGGGATTGGCTTCAATCCTTTACTTTGGTTTTACAAGTTTTTCTTCATCTGATGAAGTTAAAACTAGAAATCAATCAATAATAAAATTTTCTCACAGTGTTCATGATGGAAATGCAGAGTGTGCTGATTGTCATGTTAATGTAGCAGAAAGCATAAATTTGGGCGAAAGCTTGCTTCCCGCAAAAGCTGAATGTGCTGCTTGTCATGATGTCGAAGACGAAGAAAATTGTGCAATGTGTCATTATGATGGAGTTTTTGAAACATTGGAACCAAAAACTTCAGAATTAATGTTCAATCACAAATTTCACTTAGCAGATCAATCAATGAAATGCGAAGATTGCCACACCGGAATAATGGAAGTAAATTATAGTTTTGAAAGTGCTGGAGCAAATCCTTCAATGGAAAAATGTTTTACTTGTCATAATGATATTTCGATTGCATCAAACAATTGTGAACAATGCCATATTTCAACCGTTAACTTAATTCCGGAAAATCATCAGCAAGTTGGCTTTTTCAAAAATCATAAATTCAATACTAATAATTGCGAAATGTGCCATAGCCAAGAAACATTTTGTGAAGATTGTCATGTTGCAACGATTGGAATTGATGAAACAAATTTAAACAATGATTTTTATACACCTTATTCTCCTCATAAATATGTCAATGGAACAAAGCAGCAAGTTATTACTCGTGTCCACGATTTGAATTTCAGATTTACACACGGAATTGATGCAAAAGGAAAAACCGATAACTGCCAAACTTGTCACCAAACAGAAACATTTTGTGCAGAGTGTCATGATTCCGAAAATGGAGATTTTGCAATGAACGGAATTATTCCTTTATCCCATACAAAACCAAATTTTGTTACTGGTTTAACTCCCGGTTCTGAACATGCAATTCTTGCGAAAAGAGATATTGAAAGATGTGCTTCTTGCCATGATACGCAAGGCGCAGATGCAAATTGTGTAGTTTGTCATTCGGATCCGGATGGTGTAAAAGGAACGAATCCCAAAACACATGCTACTGGATTTATGAAGGATAATGAAGGAGATTGGCATTCAGACGGTGCATCAATTTGTTTTGATTGTCATTCTAATTCAAATACAGCTGGTGTTGGATTCTGTGGTTATTGCCATGGAGCAAATGCAGATTAATTAACTTCAAAATTTTGGTAAGAAGATGAAAAATAAAATTTTATCAATATTGTTTATCGGTTTAATGACTTTCACTTTTTTTAATTGTAGTGAAGTTCAAGATGACATTACGCAAACTCCAATTTTAGAAGGTGTTCATCCGGAAGGATTTGGGAAATTGGGTTCTGAAGATTTTCACAGTTTTAAACTTCAATCTACAAATTGGGATTTAGTTCAATGTCAAAAATGTCACGGTGCTAATTATTCCGGTGGGACAGTAAATGTAAGCTGTCTTGACTGTCATTCAAGTAGTGCCGGACCTGAAGCTTGTAACACTTGCCATGGTGTTTTTGCAGATGAAACAAAAATTGCACCTCCGACAGATATTTCAAATAATTATGAAACATCAAGCAAAGGTGTTGGCGCACATTCATCTCACGTTTACGAAAGTGATTTGAGCAATGGATATTCTTGTTTCACCTGTCATCCATCAAATGTTGGAAATGGAGATTTTGTTAAAGCTCATATAGATGGATTGCCGGCAGAAATGTCAATTTCCGGTTATAGTTTTACTAATTTAACTTGCGAAAATAATTATTGCCATGGAAATTTTGAATTTAATAAAGCTGATGTTGATCCGGATTTTGCATTTATTTATAAAGCAGATGTAATAACCGGTGAGAATTTTACTCCTAAATGGAATCAAGTTGATGGAACTCAAGCTGCGTGCGGAACTTGCCATCTTCTTCCGCCAAGAGGACATTTACTTGAAGGAACCGACCCAAATGCAGAAACTTGTGCAAGTAATAATTGTCATCCTTCAGCTTTTAATGAAGATGGAACTTTAAACAAATTTACTCATGCAAACGGCGAAAAGAATTTAAATTAAAAGCCATTAATAAATAATTTTTTAAAAGGCATTCAATCGGATGCCTTTTTTGTTTTATTTAATTTTCAAATACCTTTTGGAAAATATTTTTCACAAAATTAATTCATAAGAAATGAGTAATTTTACACATGTAAAATTTCAATTGTAATTTTATAAAATTTTGTAAATAGTAAATATGATAGATACAATCCATTCATTAAATATAATTCTCCCAATTTTATATTCACTAACATTGGGAATTTATCTTTATGATTTTATAAAAGACGATAGCAAAGTTCACAATGCTAAAAGAATATTTTTATTCATTACACTTTTACTTCATTTACTTTATTTAATTTTAAGAACAATTGAATTTAATCATCCGCCAATTACAAATAAGTTTGAGATTTTTACGGTACTGGCATTTTGTTTAGGGTTTTCATATTTCTTGTTAGAATTACTTACGGATATTAGAGGAACGGGATCTTTTATAATTTTATTTTCTCTAATTTTTCAACTAATTTCTTCTTTTTTTATTCAAGACTTAATTGAAGTAAAAGAAGTATTGCGCAACAGATTACTTGGAATTCATGTTGTTAGCGCTTTGGGCGGATATGCAGGTTTTACAATTGCAGCTGTTCATGGATTATTATTTTTTCTGCTTTATAAAGAAATTAAATTCAATAGATATGGTTTGATTTTTAAAAGACTTCCAAGTTTGGAAATTCTTGAAAAATTAAATTTCTATTCTGTTCTTATAGGATTTATTCTTCTTACAATATCAATCTTAATAGGATTTATTTGGCTGCCAATTGCATTCCCCAAAATTAGTTATGTTGATCCAAAATTAATTTCAGTAAGTATTGTTTGGCTTGTGTTCGGAATTGGAATTCTCACAAAATTAATTGCAAAATGGTATGGTAAAAAAGTTATTTTATTTTCATTAATTGGTTTTGTGATTGCAATACTTTCACTTTTGGTTTCGAACGTTTTTGCCCAAACTTTTCATTCGTTTTATTAATATTTTTTAAGTTTTATTTTGTTATGAATTTGATTGGAATTTCAATAAATCATAGAACTTCTTCTATTGAACAAAGAGAAGCCGTTCATTTAAGTTTAGAAGAACAACAACAATTTATTTCGTTACTAAAAAATAAATTGTTAAAAGAAGGATTTGTTTTATCCACATGTAACAGAACGGAAATTTTTGGAATTCCGATAAATCATCAAATTCATCCAAACTTACTTTTCGCAGAATTAATAAATTTTAAAAATGTTGATAATTTAGAATTCGGAAATGTAGAAAGTTATGATTCCGAAAATGCACTTCGACATATTGCTCATGTAGCTTCGGGAATTGATTCTTTAATTATCGGCGATAGTCAAATTTTAAGTCAATGCAAAGAAAGTTTCCGGCTTTCCGTTGATGAAAATTTTTCCAATACAACAACTCGTAAAATTTTTGATGTTGCCGTAAGAATTGGAAAACGCGCAATAAAAGAAACTTTAATTTCGCAAGGAGCTGTAACTGTAAGTTATGCGGCAATTCAAGTAATAGAAAAAATATTTGCAAATCTTGATAAGAAAGAAGCATTAATAATTGGCGCCGGTGAAACAAGCGAATTAGCTGCAATTCATTTAAATAGTAGAAACATTGGAAAAATTACAATTACAAACAGAACAGAAGAAAAAGCCGGAAAGTTAGCAAAAAAAGTTTCCGGTTCAACTATTTTATTTGAAGAATTTAAAAATCATCTTCATAAATTTGATATAATTATTAGCGCAACAAGTTCAAAAGATTTTATTGTTTCATATAGTGATATTAAATCTGTAATTTCAAAACGTAAAGGAACGCCAATATTTATAATGGATATTGCAATTCCCCGAGATATAGATCCAAAAGTAAAAAATATTGATAACGTTTTTTACAATGATATCGATTCGTTGAATATTATTGTTGATCAAAATTTACAAAAACGCAAACATGAAATTCCGAAAGTTCAAAATATAATTAATGAAGAAATTGATGGATTCTACAACTGGTATAACACTTTGGGAATTGTACCAACAATAAAATCATTACGTTCGTTTTTTGAATCGATTGAATTTGATGAGTTGAACAAAATTAAAAATAAAGTTTCAGATGAAGATTTTGTTAAATTGGAAGAAATGACAAAAAGATTGGTCGGAAGAATTTTGCACAATCCGACAAAAAAATTACGGGAACTTGCAGAAAACAATGATGATCTTGACAAAACAAATATTCATACAAGTACTTTAAAATATTTATTTGATTTGGATAATATTTCAGAAAATGGAAATAAGGAATAAAATAATTTGAAAAAAGATAAATTAATTCTTGGCTCACGCGGAAGCGAATTAGCTTTATGGCAAGCTAATTTTGTTAAGAAAGAATTGGAGAAAAAAAATGAGAATCTTGAAGTTGAAATAAAAATAATTAACACAAAAGGCGATAAAATTCTTGACGTTGCACTTTCCAAAATTGGCGATAAAGGTTTATTCACAAAAGAATTAGAAATAAAATTATTAAATAATGAAATTGATATTGCAGTTCACAGTTTAAAGGATTTGCAAACTGATATTCCAAAAGGATTAAAACTCGCATGTGTTACAAAACGTCACGATGTTGAAGATGTTTTAATTTCGAAAAAGAAAAAAGAAACAATTTTTTCACTTAAAGAAAATGCAACTGTCGCAACGGGTTCTTTGAGAAGAAGAAGTCAATTAAAACATTTAAGACCGGATATTAATATTGTAGAATTGCGTGGAAATGTTCCGACAAGAATTAATAAATTGTTAGAAAGCAATTGGGATGCAATAATTTTAGCACGTGCCGGTGTTGAAAGATTAAAATTACAGAAACATATTTCTTCAATAATTCCGATTGACCAAATTTTACCGGCTGTTGGACAAGGCGCACTCGGAATTGAAATTAATGAAAAAAATAAATTTGCTGAAAAAATTGTTAAATCAATTCATGATGAAAATACATATTGCGCAGTAATTGCTGAACGTAGTCTGTTGAAAAAATTAGAAGGCGGATGCCAAGTCCCAATTGGCGCTTATGCAGAAGTAAAAAGCAACGGATTATATTTGGAAGGTTTGGTTGCATCTTTGGACGGATCGATATCATTTAGAGCAAAAGTAAAAGGGAAAAAATCTGAAGCGGAAAAGTTGGGAAAAATTTTAGCTAACGAATTACTTAAATCTGGCGCAAATAAAATTTTGAAAGAAATTAACAAAATTAGATAATTGAGTTTACCTTTAGAAAATATAAAAATTGTTATTACACGTTCGGAATCTCAATCGTTAAATGATATTTTGGAATTTGAAAAACTTGGTGCAAAAGTTCTAAACTTTCCCACCATTATTATTTCAAAACTAGATGATTATTGTGAAGCAGATAAAATTCTTAAAAATGTAAATGATTTTGATTATCTAATTTTTACATCATCAAATTCCGTGAAATATTTTTTCCAAAGAATTTCGGAATTACAAATTCAAATTAATTTTGAAAAAGTTAAAATTATTTCGATC
The nucleotide sequence above comes from Ignavibacteriota bacterium. Encoded proteins:
- a CDS encoding glutamyl-tRNA reductase, with the protein product MNLIGISINHRTSSIEQREAVHLSLEEQQQFISLLKNKLLKEGFVLSTCNRTEIFGIPINHQIHPNLLFAELINFKNVDNLEFGNVESYDSENALRHIAHVASGIDSLIIGDSQILSQCKESFRLSVDENFSNTTTRKIFDVAVRIGKRAIKETLISQGAVTVSYAAIQVIEKIFANLDKKEALIIGAGETSELAAIHLNSRNIGKITITNRTEEKAGKLAKKVSGSTILFEEFKNHLHKFDIIISATSSKDFIVSYSDIKSVISKRKGTPIFIMDIAIPRDIDPKVKNIDNVFYNDIDSLNIIVDQNLQKRKHEIPKVQNIINEEIDGFYNWYNTLGIVPTIKSLRSFFESIEFDELNKIKNKVSDEDFVKLEEMTKRLVGRILHNPTKKLRELAENNDDLDKTNIHTSTLKYLFDLDNISENGNKE
- the hemC gene encoding hydroxymethylbilane synthase, whose translation is MKKDKLILGSRGSELALWQANFVKKELEKKNENLEVEIKIINTKGDKILDVALSKIGDKGLFTKELEIKLLNNEIDIAVHSLKDLQTDIPKGLKLACVTKRHDVEDVLISKKKKETIFSLKENATVATGSLRRRSQLKHLRPDINIVELRGNVPTRINKLLESNWDAIILARAGVERLKLQKHISSIIPIDQILPAVGQGALGIEINEKNKFAEKIVKSIHDENTYCAVIAERSLLKKLEGGCQVPIGAYAEVKSNGLYLEGLVASLDGSISFRAKVKGKKSEAEKLGKILANELLKSGANKILKEINKIR
- the ccsA gene encoding cytochrome c biogenesis protein CcsA, which gives rise to MIDTIHSLNIILPILYSLTLGIYLYDFIKDDSKVHNAKRIFLFITLLLHLLYLILRTIEFNHPPITNKFEIFTVLAFCLGFSYFLLELLTDIRGTGSFIILFSLIFQLISSFFIQDLIEVKEVLRNRLLGIHVVSALGGYAGFTIAAVHGLLFFLLYKEIKFNRYGLIFKRLPSLEILEKLNFYSVLIGFILLTISILIGFIWLPIAFPKISYVDPKLISVSIVWLVFGIGILTKLIAKWYGKKVILFSLIGFVIAILSLLVSNVFAQTFHSFY
- a CDS encoding FMN-binding protein — protein: MKKSFLMNFIIILFFVAGNLLAQYTPGTYKGSAIGRADNEHDGLVEVEVTVSESKIENIKVLTYHQSVDHKKYGALVTEAQTKIPAQIVEKQSIETDAITDATMATNAINLAVAKALAQATGSKYVPGTYKGSAFGRSDKEHDGMIEVEVTVSDSKIEKIDVLKYNQSVDHKKYGAPVTEVKNKVPTQVVEKQNLDVDVVTDATFATVALDLAVAKALEKARKK
- a CDS encoding cytochrome C: MKLKYVYTIVGLASILYFGFTSFSSSDEVKTRNQSIIKFSHSVHDGNAECADCHVNVAESINLGESLLPAKAECAACHDVEDEENCAMCHYDGVFETLEPKTSELMFNHKFHLADQSMKCEDCHTGIMEVNYSFESAGANPSMEKCFTCHNDISIASNNCEQCHISTVNLIPENHQQVGFFKNHKFNTNNCEMCHSQETFCEDCHVATIGIDETNLNNDFYTPYSPHKYVNGTKQQVITRVHDLNFRFTHGIDAKGKTDNCQTCHQTETFCAECHDSENGDFAMNGIIPLSHTKPNFVTGLTPGSEHAILAKRDIERCASCHDTQGADANCVVCHSDPDGVKGTNPKTHATGFMKDNEGDWHSDGASICFDCHSNSNTAGVGFCGYCHGANAD
- a CDS encoding cytochrome b/b6 domain-containing protein codes for the protein MKSYIILFTIFFSQIIFSQTNSECIDCHSDKDLTGFRNNKEISLFVDEKNFDVSAHKNVSCIDCHKGFDVYDIPHKEGKNIYRVDCANCHNNISEQTKNDIHIRLAKDKKIPTCLSCHSYHNAKPINLISDKSKYFCSDCHNDEKSAEGFHNKVYVNNDACAECHQDMENQTLALENSVHKNISCADCHTFAAANLTDHKADLDMAKSASCETCHIKIAQEHTQSIHGIKLVEGIGEAANCYSCHGSHDILKVDDPKSKVFPKNLATTCGKCHDDPNFEKKFAMSVVRPGRMYSLSVHGKNVIAGDSDAANCSTCHGVHDIKNRVQAGSQISALNIPNTCESCHEKEVKEYKNSVHWFRVQRGIKDAPVCNDCHNEHNIEEISSKGREANRLLMQQETCIGCHEGSRVAKKYGKVGNQVEEYLSSYHGLAAIRGDKDAALCIDCHNVHSILPSSNPQASTNPENVTKTCQKCHTDATEVFSKSYSHKTESESARSIENLVSNIYFWLIIAVIGGMFVHNLLIFLYETRKKRKKEKNAIRMPRFTRNEVVQHILLATSFIVLAITGFALKYPNSFWAEGLHTLGMSETVRQYTHRVSAVLMIVLSLYHVIYLAFTARGRDVLKELLPTFKDITDLRDSISYYLRLTKKHPEFNQYDYAEKAEYWALIWGTFVMAVTGLILWFPTMVGDWAPIWLIKVSEIIHFMEAILASLAILVWHWFFVIYRPSEYPMSFVWADGKMTLEHYRHHHENHFKRIVLEWFEYNYEKHPRKKLTNYTKLFKETLDKNGYEIENIIQGELNKDLELRLWYEEETEKIVKKYV